From the genome of Mixophyes fleayi isolate aMixFle1 chromosome 2, aMixFle1.hap1, whole genome shotgun sequence, one region includes:
- the LOC142140864 gene encoding hydroperoxide isomerase ALOXE3-like — protein sequence MGIYKLKVATGKDLCAGTSDQVSIVLVGVQGESAKHQLPHKWNNFKPGAVTDFDVNIEEDLGELLLIRLSTEHYKKFNMDAWYCRYVDVTCPNGQLYQFPFYRWIPAFTTVEIPEGKGIILSGKTDPILQQQRKVELEKERETHKWKVYAEGAPHCIDVEKATDLPANDQFSFLKRTSFGYTLISTGLEMKLKGFTDNQDSWSNIEDIKLVFCLRQSEHSEEVSEIWKEDYFFGGQFLNGINPRLIKKCFKIPENFPVGDDMVAASLGTSTNLHKELENGNIFLADYKFLHGIPPNNSINGKQQYIAAPMCLLWKNNQNQLVPIAIQLMQTPGENTPIFLPNDSESDWLLAKIWVRNSDFQVHEVDTHLLRTHLFAEVFNIATTRQLPMGHPVHKLITPHLRFTLEINVLARTQLIGPGGLFDQAVVTGNGGIAILLKRAMDEVTYSSLCLPEDIQTRGMESVPNYLYRDDGMKIWLAVESFVSNIIHYYYESDAVVSADPELQAWVAEIFKEGFLSYKSSGMPSSLETKSSLIKFLTMVIYTCSAQHAAVNSGQFDFYAWMPNGPTSMKTPPPTAKGVSTPQSILDALPEVNTTTTGMTTVWLLSNEPRDRRRLGDYPDVRFTEEGPQKFIKDFQNKLDEISKSITERNTNMFLPYTFLNPGVIENSVSI from the exons ATGGGGATCTACAAGCTGAAAGTTGCAACAGGGAAGGACCTGTGTGCTGGGACCTCTGATCAAGTTTCCATTGTTCTTGTGGGGGTCCAAGGCGAAAGTGCTAAACATCAACTACCCCATAAGTGGAATAACTTCAAACCTGGAGCA GTAACTGACTTTGATGTTAACATTGAGGAAGATCTGGGAGAGCTCCTGCTGATTCGGCTGTCAACAGAGCACTACAAAAAATTTAATATGGATGCCTGGTACTGCCGGTATGTTGACGTGACCTGTCCCAATGGTCAACTCTACCAGTTCCCTTTCTATCGGTGGATCCCTGCCTTTACTACtgtggagatcccagaggggaagg GAATTATATTATCTGGGAAAACTgatcctattcttcagcaacaaCGGAAAGTAGAactggagaaggagagagaaacaCACAA GTGGAAAGTCTATGCAGAAGGTGCCCCTCACTGCATCGATGTAGAAAAGGCTACGGATCTGCCAGCTAATGACCAGTTCTCCTTCCTAAAACGGACCAGCTTTGGCTACACTTTGATATCTAC AGGACTTGAAATGAAGTTGAAAGGATTCACAGACAATCAGGATTCATGGTCTAATATAGAAGATATTAAATTGGTGTTTTGCCTCAGACAGTCAGAACATTCAG AGGAGGTGTCTGAGATATGGAAAGAGGATTACTTCTTTGGTGGCCAATTTCTGAATGGAATTAACCCTAGACTAATCAAAAAATGCTTCAAAATCCCTGAAAACTTTCCAGTTGGTGATGATATGGTGGCTGCATCTCTGGGGACGTCCACCAACCTTCACAAAGAGCTAGAG AATGGCAACATCTTTCTGGCAGATTACAAGTTTCTTCATGGGATCCCACCCAACAACTCTATTAATGGAAAACAACAATACATTGCTGCCCCTATGTGTCTACTGTGGAAAAATAATCAAAATCAACTTGTCCCAATAGCCATCCAG TTGATGCAAACCCCAGGAGAGAACACTCCAATTTTTCTACCCAATGACTCTGAATCTGACTGGTTACTGGCCAAGATCTGGGTGCGCAATTCTGACTTCCAAGTGCATGAAGTGGACACTCACCTTCTCCGCACTCATCTCTTCGCTGAGGTTTTTAACATTGCAACCACCAGGCAACTTCCAATGGGCCATCCAGTGCACAAG CTTATTACTCCACATCTTCGCTTCACCCTGGAAATCAATGTCCTTGCCAGAACTCAGCTCATTGGTCCTGGAGGCCTCTTTGATCAG GCTGTGGTGACTGGAAATGGAGGTATTGCAATACTGCTGAAAAGAGCAATGGATGAGGTCACTTAcagcagcctctgtctccctGAAGACATCCAGACAAGAGGAATGGAGTCCGTTCCCAATTACCTGTACAGGGATGATGGGATGAAGATCTGGCTGGCTGTGGAGAG CTTTGTGTCCAACATAATTCATTACTACTATGAGAGTGATGCAGTGGTCAGTGCAGACCCTGAACTTCAGGCTTGGGTAGCAGAGATCTTTAAAGAAGGTTTCTTGTCATATAAATCTTCAG GAATGCCATCGTCTTTGGAGACCAAGTCCTCTCTGATCAAGTTCCTGACCATGGTTATCTACACTTGTTCTGCTCAGCATGCAGCTGTCAACAGTGGTCAG TTTGACTTCTATGCCTGGATGCCCAATGGTCCCACATCCATGAAAACCCCCCCTCCCACAGCTAAAGGGGTCAGCACACCCCAGAGTATCCTGGATGCATTGCCAGAAGTAAACACTACCACTACTGGAATGACCACAGTGTGGCTGCTTAGTAATGAGCCAAGAGACCGG AGACGTTTAGGGGATTACCCTGATGTGCGTTTTACAGAGGAGGGCCCACAGAAGTTCATAAAGGATTTCCAGAACAAGTTGGATGAAATTTCCAAGTCCATTACTGAACGGAACACGAACATGTTTTTGCCTTATACCTTTTTGAATCCCGGAGTGATTGAGAACAGTGTCTCTATCTAA